Proteins encoded together in one Streptomyces sp. NBC_01216 window:
- a CDS encoding NACHT domain-containing protein, translated as MPDPITTGLVSTAGSAAGRAVGPLLLGGARSRLERRAIRKRAATVELHGADDISKALVGLSAVDREKILGFMKSAEFENLCFEVAVAACMPGNPEAHLEVLKNTMETSLRRYSGVEDGKTRLIAETLFSEVAAISWSEVNRHQKDSGISKRSLTPEIVASHIASAARNAELHRRIASLVDIDRFSTRLSQQCARIHGRIRPAQTESGARVKFEDLYVPPTLAVGDEDPGDEGFSDARTLLRETGRLVVLGDPGGGKTTLALKLTIDVARGLGTGAALQTPLRIVLREYASHYKSNQESIIDFLEKQCKADYSTPAPEGAIDYLLLNGRAVVIFDGLDELTDTSLRAAIVDAVEAFTHAYPTAPILVTSRKVGYEMAPLDESLFFVTHLSPFNGAQQKQYVKKWFLNVRGSAQEEGMADRFLSESSHARDLTSNPLMLGLMCALYRGEGYIPRNRPDLYRRCSEFLFERWDASRGITIPKPFERGIQFAMFSLALSMLRNQGEGGGMTERELVRYTSDYLLGQQYEDRDTSDAAAEAFVKYCRGRAWVLTDVGTNPNGERIYSFTHRTFLEYFSARQLVRNSGNVDSLYQELHAHLVNESWDVTSQLAVQFLDERLGDAANDFVSMALSESECTSERRKKSALISFCARLLEFITLRPSVVREVVSALLRLTIQSYQGLSEDQGAVPASHRRDLKVLNAAWAGVCLCAPETRTVVNDELMKSLASGDHGFDELRLAISMADFVPRHASLEVRRFWADQDRKNASQIPLVDLARRDIRAAAVAVLFGLVEAAQAVSWHGASVMTEQKLAPHGTGGPENVLHELGYPGLRWNHEESGRIAGEVVSALLPEQTPWMEGRQSFITYSSRLPLDPNNTACQLLGWMLGMELEADERNSSEEDRDGEILADFGAHELFARVAKAHRRGVYDSGLDKYRAMFTPEFFDFVCRWCKGEFSLSTPDSYEG; from the coding sequence ATGCCTGATCCGATCACGACTGGCCTCGTATCCACTGCAGGTTCCGCTGCTGGGCGCGCTGTAGGCCCGCTCCTACTCGGAGGTGCTCGATCGCGTCTTGAGCGACGGGCAATCAGAAAGCGAGCGGCTACTGTAGAACTTCACGGTGCAGACGATATTAGCAAAGCGCTAGTAGGGCTTTCGGCTGTAGACCGGGAAAAAATTCTCGGGTTTATGAAGTCTGCCGAGTTCGAGAACCTGTGCTTCGAGGTGGCTGTTGCTGCTTGCATGCCAGGCAATCCAGAAGCGCATTTGGAGGTTCTGAAGAACACCATGGAGACCTCGCTCCGTAGATATAGTGGAGTGGAGGATGGAAAGACTCGCTTGATCGCAGAGACCCTCTTTTCTGAAGTGGCTGCTATCTCATGGAGTGAGGTGAATCGCCACCAAAAAGATAGCGGAATTTCGAAGCGTAGCCTTACTCCAGAAATCGTTGCATCTCACATCGCTTCGGCAGCAAGGAATGCGGAACTGCATCGGAGAATCGCTAGCCTAGTCGATATTGACAGATTCTCGACTCGGCTTTCCCAGCAGTGCGCCAGAATTCATGGTCGAATCAGGCCTGCCCAAACAGAATCGGGTGCTCGGGTAAAGTTCGAGGATCTGTACGTGCCGCCAACCTTGGCAGTCGGCGATGAGGATCCAGGGGATGAAGGATTCTCTGATGCTCGAACTCTGCTCCGGGAGACTGGCAGACTTGTTGTTCTAGGGGACCCTGGGGGCGGGAAGACCACTCTCGCGCTGAAACTAACCATCGATGTCGCGAGAGGTTTGGGAACGGGGGCGGCGCTACAAACGCCGCTGCGAATCGTTCTTCGAGAATATGCGAGCCATTACAAGTCCAACCAGGAGTCAATCATTGACTTCCTCGAAAAGCAGTGTAAGGCCGATTACTCTACCCCAGCCCCAGAGGGGGCAATAGATTACCTCTTGCTAAATGGTAGGGCCGTGGTAATTTTTGACGGCTTGGACGAACTGACTGACACTAGCCTGCGTGCAGCAATCGTTGATGCCGTAGAGGCTTTCACTCACGCGTACCCCACGGCCCCGATCCTGGTAACCTCTCGCAAAGTAGGTTACGAAATGGCCCCGCTTGATGAGAGCCTTTTCTTCGTAACGCATCTTTCTCCTTTCAATGGCGCGCAGCAGAAGCAATATGTGAAGAAGTGGTTTCTGAACGTCAGGGGGTCGGCGCAGGAAGAGGGGATGGCTGACAGATTTCTTTCTGAATCCTCGCATGCAAGGGATCTGACTTCGAACCCCCTGATGTTGGGCCTCATGTGTGCTCTGTACCGGGGAGAGGGGTATATTCCTCGAAATCGCCCAGATCTGTACCGCAGATGCTCGGAATTCTTGTTCGAGCGTTGGGACGCCTCTCGCGGGATAACAATCCCGAAGCCATTTGAACGCGGTATCCAGTTCGCAATGTTTAGTTTGGCGTTGAGTATGCTCCGCAATCAGGGCGAGGGTGGTGGAATGACGGAGAGGGAACTTGTCCGCTACACCTCTGATTATCTACTGGGCCAGCAGTATGAGGACCGTGACACCTCTGACGCTGCAGCAGAGGCTTTTGTGAAGTATTGCAGAGGGCGGGCCTGGGTGCTGACAGATGTCGGTACGAACCCAAACGGAGAGCGCATCTATTCGTTCACTCACCGAACTTTTCTGGAATACTTCTCTGCCAGGCAGTTGGTTCGTAATAGTGGAAATGTTGATTCCCTGTATCAGGAGCTACACGCCCATCTGGTGAACGAGTCATGGGACGTTACTTCCCAGTTGGCCGTGCAGTTCTTGGACGAGCGATTGGGCGACGCGGCCAATGACTTCGTCAGCATGGCGCTCAGCGAGTCGGAGTGCACTTCTGAGAGGAGGAAGAAGTCCGCGTTGATCTCCTTCTGTGCACGACTTCTAGAGTTCATCACGCTCCGCCCCTCTGTGGTGCGTGAGGTTGTTTCTGCCCTGTTGCGCCTGACCATACAGAGCTATCAAGGCCTATCCGAAGACCAGGGTGCAGTACCGGCCTCTCATAGACGCGACCTAAAAGTACTTAATGCTGCATGGGCTGGGGTTTGCTTGTGCGCTCCCGAAACGCGGACTGTGGTCAATGACGAGCTGATGAAGTCGCTGGCATCCGGTGATCATGGATTCGATGAGCTGAGGCTTGCGATTTCAATGGCAGACTTTGTGCCTCGCCACGCGAGTTTGGAAGTCCGGAGATTCTGGGCTGATCAAGATAGGAAGAATGCTAGTCAGATCCCACTCGTCGACCTAGCACGGCGAGATATTCGAGCCGCAGCGGTCGCAGTGCTATTTGGTTTGGTGGAGGCCGCGCAAGCGGTGAGCTGGCATGGGGCATCCGTCATGACCGAACAGAAATTGGCTCCGCATGGTACGGGAGGACCTGAAAATGTCCTGCATGAGCTTGGCTATCCCGGATTGCGGTGGAATCATGAGGAAAGTGGCCGCATTGCAGGCGAAGTAGTCAGTGCACTGCTCCCTGAGCAAACGCCATGGATGGAGGGCAGGCAGAGTTTTATCACCTACTCTTCGCGCCTTCCTCTTGATCCGAACAACACCGCATGTCAGCTCTTGGGTTGGATGCTTGGGATGGAGCTCGAAGCGGACGAAAGAAATAGTTCTGAGGAAGACCGGGACGGTGAGATTCTCGCGGACTTCGGCGCCCATGAGCTATTCGCACGCGTTGCAAAGGCTCACCGGAGGGGCGTATACGACTCCGGATTGGATAAGTATCGTGCGATGTTTACTCCCGAGTTCTTTGATTTCGTTTGCAGATGGTGTAAGGGCGAGTTTTCGCTATCAACTCCAGATTCGTATGAAGGTTAG
- a CDS encoding IS701 family transposase, protein MGRIAGRFVRVEPRRRARAFVLGLLSGLPRKNCWTLAEHAGDAAPYGLQHLLSRARWDADAVRDDIRGFVVEYLHHEDAVLVVDETGDLKKGTGTVGVQRQYTGTAGRIENSQVAVYLAYSTPLGHAAIDRELYVPRSWTEDPARCRAAGIPDAVGFTTKPALAARMIGRALDAGVAASWVAGDEVYGGNPHLRTELERRETGYVLAVACDHQIATRAGKLRADALVKMLPKRAWQKLSAGAGAKGHRFYDWALADIADDRPGHRQLLVRRNRRTRELAFYRCYSAIRVPLSTLVRVAGRRWTVEETFQSGKGLAGLDEHQVRRWTSWHRWVTLAMLAHAFLTVVRADEHARHSKPDGLIPLTCNEIQHLFTALVVRPVHDAAHRLDWSHWRRRHQARSQASHYQRQAAQT, encoded by the coding sequence ATGGGCCGTATTGCGGGACGGTTCGTCCGGGTGGAACCCCGGCGCCGGGCACGGGCGTTCGTGCTCGGGTTGTTGTCGGGCCTGCCGCGCAAGAACTGCTGGACGCTCGCCGAGCATGCTGGGGACGCGGCCCCGTACGGTCTGCAGCACCTGCTGTCGAGGGCCAGGTGGGACGCCGACGCGGTACGCGATGACATCCGCGGCTTCGTCGTTGAGTACCTGCACCACGAGGACGCGGTGCTGGTCGTGGACGAGACCGGCGACCTGAAGAAGGGCACCGGCACGGTGGGCGTGCAGCGCCAGTACACCGGCACCGCAGGCCGCATCGAGAACAGCCAGGTCGCCGTCTACCTCGCCTACTCAACCCCGCTCGGGCACGCGGCGATCGACCGGGAGCTGTATGTTCCGCGCTCCTGGACCGAGGACCCGGCCCGCTGCCGGGCCGCCGGGATACCCGACGCCGTCGGCTTTACCACGAAACCCGCCCTCGCCGCCCGCATGATCGGCCGCGCCCTGGATGCCGGCGTTGCCGCATCCTGGGTGGCGGGCGATGAGGTCTACGGAGGCAACCCGCATCTGCGGACCGAGCTGGAGAGACGCGAGACCGGCTACGTGCTCGCCGTAGCCTGTGACCACCAGATCGCCACCCGAGCGGGCAAGCTCCGCGCCGACGCCCTGGTCAAGATGCTGCCGAAGCGGGCCTGGCAGAAACTCTCCGCTGGTGCCGGCGCCAAGGGGCACCGCTTCTACGACTGGGCCCTGGCCGACATCGCCGACGACCGGCCGGGCCACCGTCAGCTGCTCGTCCGCCGCAACCGGCGCACCCGTGAACTTGCCTTCTACCGCTGCTACTCGGCAATCCGGGTTCCGCTGTCCACTCTGGTGCGGGTCGCCGGGCGCAGATGGACGGTCGAGGAGACCTTCCAGTCCGGCAAGGGCCTGGCCGGACTGGACGAGCACCAGGTCAGACGCTGGACGTCCTGGCACCGCTGGGTCACCCTCGCGATGCTCGCCCACGCCTTCCTCACCGTCGTCCGCGCCGACGAACATGCCCGCCACTCGAAGCCGGACGGGCTGATACCGCTCACCTGCAACGAGATCCAGCACCTGTTCACCGCGCTCGTCGTCCGGCCCGTCCACGACGCGGCTCACCGGCTCGACTGGTCCCACTGGCGACGCCGCCACCAGGCCCGATCCCAGGCCAGCCACTATCAGCGACAAGCCGCCCAGACATGA
- a CDS encoding IS1380 family transposase, giving the protein MQSSHAAAKVSARFDDPNLIAYGGLAPLVRLAERCGLPGLVGEMMRLPASKNGTGSFPAAKSMALIAGMAAGADSIDDMDRLRHGAMRRLFTGVRAPSTLGSFLRSFTHGHVKQLHAVARRFLPRLAAHTPLLPGADTVAYLDLDDTIKPVHGYAKQGTGYGYNKVKGLNALIATLSTPLAAPVIAATRLRKGSVNSVRGAGSFAAEAVRTARASGATGMLTVRADAAYYAAEVIAACRALGARFSVTVRMNASVKQAIAAIDETAWTPIKYPKAVWDSEEERWISDAEIAEIEYTAFTSKPKKQQVTARLIVRRVKRLNPATVPGGQGELFTAWRYHAAFTDSTLPLIDAERDHRRHAIVEQVISELKNGPFAHAPSGSFQANAAWLALAALAFNLTRACGTLAGTFHARATCATIRDHLVNVPARLARSARRLTLHLPERWPWHDAFEALFNTLHTPPQPT; this is encoded by the coding sequence ATGCAATCTTCCCATGCCGCGGCGAAGGTCTCCGCACGGTTCGATGATCCGAATCTGATCGCGTACGGCGGGCTCGCGCCGCTGGTGCGCCTGGCCGAGCGGTGCGGCCTGCCCGGCCTGGTCGGCGAGATGATGCGGCTGCCGGCCTCGAAGAACGGCACCGGTTCCTTCCCGGCCGCCAAGTCGATGGCGCTCATCGCGGGCATGGCCGCGGGCGCGGACAGTATCGACGACATGGACCGGCTGCGGCACGGCGCGATGCGGCGCCTGTTCACCGGGGTCCGCGCCCCGTCGACCCTCGGCAGCTTCCTGCGGTCCTTCACCCACGGGCACGTGAAGCAACTGCACGCCGTCGCCCGCCGGTTCCTGCCTCGCCTGGCCGCGCACACCCCGCTGCTGCCCGGCGCCGACACGGTCGCCTACCTCGATCTGGACGACACCATCAAGCCGGTCCACGGCTATGCCAAACAGGGCACCGGTTACGGATACAACAAGGTCAAGGGCCTGAACGCGCTGATCGCGACGCTGTCCACGCCGCTGGCCGCCCCGGTGATCGCCGCAACCAGGCTGCGCAAGGGCAGCGTGAACTCGGTGCGCGGAGCCGGTTCGTTCGCCGCCGAGGCGGTCCGCACCGCCCGCGCGTCCGGTGCGACCGGGATGCTGACCGTGCGGGCGGATGCGGCCTACTACGCCGCCGAGGTGATCGCCGCCTGCCGCGCGCTCGGCGCCCGCTTCTCCGTCACGGTGCGGATGAACGCCTCCGTCAAGCAGGCCATCGCCGCTATCGACGAGACGGCCTGGACGCCGATCAAGTACCCCAAGGCGGTGTGGGACAGCGAGGAGGAACGCTGGATATCGGACGCCGAGATCGCCGAGATCGAGTACACCGCCTTCACCTCGAAACCGAAGAAGCAGCAGGTCACCGCCCGTCTCATCGTGCGACGCGTCAAGCGCCTGAACCCCGCGACCGTGCCCGGGGGCCAGGGCGAGCTGTTCACCGCCTGGCGCTACCACGCCGCGTTCACCGACAGCACGCTGCCGCTCATCGACGCCGAGCGTGACCACCGGCGCCACGCGATCGTGGAACAGGTGATCTCCGAGCTGAAGAACGGCCCGTTCGCACACGCCCCCTCGGGCAGCTTCCAGGCGAACGCCGCCTGGCTCGCGCTGGCCGCCCTCGCCTTCAACCTGACCCGCGCCTGCGGAACGCTCGCCGGCACCTTTCACGCCCGCGCGACGTGCGCGACCATCCGTGATCACCTGGTCAACGTGCCCGCCCGTCTGGCCCGTTCGGCCCGCCGGCTCACCCTGCACCTGCCCGAACGCTGGCCCTGGCACGACGCCTTCGAAGCCCTCTTCAACACCTTGCACACCCCGCCCCAACCGACCTGA
- a CDS encoding NUDIX domain-containing protein: protein MARTEYYDDPDAPKPNSLVVAASAVVTDDEGRILLQRRRDNDLWALPGGGMEMTDSLPGTAVREVKEETGLDVEITGLVGTYTDPRHVIAYSDGEVRRQFNVCFVARVVGGRLAISDESTELTFVQPEEIDQLSMHHTQRLRIRHFLEQRERPYLG, encoded by the coding sequence ATGGCACGCACCGAGTACTACGACGACCCAGACGCCCCGAAGCCCAACAGTCTGGTCGTCGCCGCGTCCGCGGTGGTCACGGACGACGAGGGACGCATCCTCCTGCAGCGCCGGCGGGACAACGATCTCTGGGCGCTGCCCGGCGGCGGCATGGAGATGACCGACTCGCTGCCGGGTACGGCCGTCCGCGAGGTGAAGGAGGAAACGGGGCTGGACGTGGAGATCACCGGGCTCGTGGGGACGTACACCGACCCTCGCCACGTCATCGCCTACTCGGACGGCGAGGTGCGTCGACAGTTCAACGTCTGTTTTGTCGCCCGCGTGGTCGGCGGGCGGCTTGCTATCTCGGACGAGTCCACGGAGCTGACTTTCGTTCAGCCCGAGGAGATTGATCAACTTTCCATGCACCATACGCAGCGGCTACGAATCCGGCACTTTCTGGAGCAACGTGAGCGGCCCTATCTCGGTTAA
- a CDS encoding XRE family transcriptional regulator, whose translation MANERLRAAMAAGGWTYNALADKVEVDPKSVERWVNLGRTPRRATAMVAAETLGEDVHALWPSLRQARPARAVSPELVALYDQRADIPVSTFVDMLTQAREQIDVLVYAAVFLHEAYPRLNELLKERAAEGCAVRIAVGDADSPNVQQRGDEEKFGHGIQSRCRLALMHYRPLIGVPSIEVRTHATTLYNSIYRADDQALVNAHVWGVNAYKAPVWHLRRNGEDGMFDTYADSFDAVWATATPVREK comes from the coding sequence ATGGCAAACGAGAGGTTACGTGCGGCCATGGCGGCCGGCGGCTGGACGTACAACGCCCTCGCGGACAAGGTCGAAGTCGATCCCAAGTCCGTTGAAAGATGGGTCAATCTGGGGCGTACGCCACGTCGTGCCACGGCCATGGTGGCAGCAGAGACGCTAGGAGAAGACGTGCACGCTCTATGGCCATCGCTCAGGCAGGCACGCCCCGCCCGCGCAGTCAGTCCGGAACTTGTGGCCCTCTACGACCAGCGGGCGGACATCCCCGTCTCCACCTTCGTGGACATGCTGACCCAGGCACGCGAGCAGATCGACGTGCTGGTGTATGCCGCCGTGTTCCTGCACGAGGCGTACCCGCGGCTCAACGAGCTCTTGAAGGAGCGGGCGGCCGAGGGCTGTGCAGTCCGCATCGCAGTCGGTGACGCAGACAGCCCCAACGTCCAACAGCGCGGCGACGAGGAGAAGTTCGGGCACGGCATTCAGTCCCGGTGCCGTCTCGCGCTGATGCACTACCGCCCCCTCATCGGGGTACCGAGCATCGAGGTCCGGACTCACGCCACGACGCTCTACAACTCGATCTACCGGGCCGATGATCAGGCACTGGTCAACGCCCACGTCTGGGGCGTGAACGCCTACAAGGCCCCCGTGTGGCACCTGCGCCGAAACGGGGAAGACGGCATGTTCGACACCTACGCCGACAGCTTCGACGCGGTGTGGGCAACCGCGACGCCAGTACGAGAGAAGTGA